The Camelina sativa cultivar DH55 chromosome 14, Cs, whole genome shotgun sequence genome includes a window with the following:
- the LOC104743062 gene encoding uncharacterized protein LOC104743062: MAMAASVIQSSPLSFNSCNNEKPRIKHIIRVHSSGIKTQNRVSPLSAVGLRSGLGSRRQSLLICHSAINAKCSEGQTQTVTRESPTITQAPVHSKEKSPSLDDGGDGFPPRDDGDGGGGGGGGGNWSGGFFFFGFLAFLGLLKDKEGEEDYRGSRRR; encoded by the exons ATGGCTATGGCGGCGTCTGTTATCCAATCTTCTCCGCTCTCGTTCAATAGTTGTAATAACG AAAAGCCGCGGATTAAACATATCATCAGGGTTCATAGTTCCGgaatcaaaacccaaaacagagTCTCTCCATTGAGTGCGGTGGGATTGAGGTCAGGCCTTGGAAGTAGAAGGCAATCTCTTTTGATATGCCACTCGGCCATT AACGCCAAATGCAGTGAAGGACAAACACAGACCGTTACTCGAGAGTCACCGACTATAACACAGGCTCCCGTCCACT CTAAGGAGAAATCACCAAGCCTGGACGATGGAGGAGACGGGTTCCCACCTCGAGATGATGGAGAtggaggtggtggaggaggaggtggaggcaACTGGTCGggtgggttcttcttctttggtttcctGGCTTTCTTGGGTCTATTGAAGGATAAAGAGGGTGAGGAAGATTATCGAGGGAGCCGAAGGCGATGA